Part of the Ralstonia pickettii DTP0602 genome, AACGGGGGACGGTCCGCAACGATATTTCGGCGGACATCCTCACCGACCAGCTCGTTGCCATGGGCGACGGGTGGATGATGATGTACCCCATCGAGCCCAAGCGATTCACGCCAAAGCGAATGCGGGCGCTGATCGATGCCCTGGCGGTGCTGGTTGCGCCCGTGCCAGGGGAGCAGAAGCCTGGCGGACGGGCGGCGCGCACGTAGCACCGGATCAGGGATGATGGGCGCCATCCAGGGCGCGGGCGACGTCAGCGGCAGCCCTAGTGCCGGTCTCGATGGCACCGTCGATGCCGCCAACCCCGATCGGCGCTATGTCCGCTCCTGCGAAATGGATGCGGCCGTGGGGCTGTCGCATCAAGGGAGCTGCCTGCGTCAGATTGCCGGGGCGGTGATGCATCCATCCGCCTTTGGAAAACGGGTCGTTCGCCCAATCCTGGCAGACGGTGTCCACTACTTCGATGTCCGGAATGAAGTCCCGCAGCGCCTGCTGTACTGCCTCGCGGTCATTGCCGTCCAGCGTTGAGGGATCGGCGCAGAAGCACACCACCAGCGTATCGCCATCGTCGCGGCGTTCGGCATGGGCGGTATTGATGGGATGCTTGCCCGCCGGCGCATAGATCACGAAGGGCTCGATCTCGCCCCTGACCCGTACCCAGATCTTGCTGGGCATGATCGGGTTCTTTTGCTCGATCATGGCGCGCACGGGTTGCGGCAGCGCAGGCGTGACGGAAAACTCGCTCAGCATGTTCAGCGGCAATGCCACCACGGCGCGCCGGGCCCGGATACGCTGTCCATCGCGGGTGGTCACGATGACCTCATGCCCGTTGTCATCGACAGCGGCCACCGGCGTCGAGAGGCGCAACTCAGCTGTCGACTCGGCGCTCATGGCGTCGATCAGGCGACCGGTGCCG contains:
- a CDS encoding amino acid oxidase produces the protein MTDLYDVAVIGAGFAGVTAARDLSMAGHSVVLLEARDRIGGRTWWGKALGLHLDLGGTYVHWTQAHVWRELKRYGIGLATPMPVTRAYWYADGAVHTGTWEQLHKLTAPLVARFFADARMHFPQVDDLAAADVSAIDRQTIGDRLDALELSAHDRDLLVNAMSILVCSEHEQGLAQLLFWCAICFGSWSAFKEVAGHWPIEGGTGRLIDAMSAESTAELRLSTPVAAVDDNGHEVIVTTRDGQRIRARRAVVALPLNMLSEFSVTPALPQPVRAMIEQKNPIMPSKIWVRVRGEIEPFVIYAPAGKHPINTAHAERRDDGDTLVVCFCADPSTLDGNDREAVQQALRDFIPDIEVVDTVCQDWANDPFSKGGWMHHRPGNLTQAAPLMRQPHGRIHFAGADIAPIGVGGIDGAIETGTRAAADVARALDGAHHP